Proteins co-encoded in one Quercus robur chromosome 8, dhQueRobu3.1, whole genome shotgun sequence genomic window:
- the LOC126696761 gene encoding protein PELPK1-like, which yields MAFSKHCFLLSIIIALSFSSIDVSLAARYLLDTPTAPPTALTLPTIPSLPKPTLPPLPSVPTLPKATLPPLPSTPLPKLPAQPTLPKPTLPPLPSAQVPPQPTLPTTTLPPLPTNPLPTLPNQPTLPKSTLPPLPSTQVPTLPTMPTVPKVTLPPLPANPLPTIPTTIPSIPTIPTTIPTIPFLSPPPSK from the coding sequence ATGGCTTTTTCTAAGCATTGTTTTCTTCTGTCTATAATCATAGCATTGTCATTCTCAAGCATCGATGTGAGCCTCGCGGCTCGTTACCTTCTGGACACACCAACCGCACCACCCACAGCATTAACACTGCCTACAATCCCATCTCTGCCAAAGCCTACATTGCCTCCTCTGCCATCAGTTCCCACACTACCTAAAGCTACATTGCCACCACTGCCTAGCACTCCTTTGCCAAAATTGCCGGCTCAACCAACTCTGCCAAAGCCCACATTGCCACCACTTCCAAGCGCCCAAGTCCCACCTCAGCCAACATTACCAACCACCACATTGCCACCATTGCCTACCAACCCATTGCCAACACTGCCAAATCAACCAACTCTTCCAAAGTCCACACTGCCACCATTGCCAAGCACCCAGGTCCCAACATTGCCAACCATGCCCACAGTTCCCAAGGTGACACTACCTCCTCTCCCAGCCAATCCACTGCCCACCATCCCAACCACAATTCCTTCCATCCCGACCATTCCGACCACAATCCCAACAATTCCTTTCCTCTCCCCACCTCCATCAAAGTGA
- the LOC126696757 gene encoding phytoene synthase 2, chloroplastic-like → MSAVLCVVCPKENVHSLLSLMPRNYCRCSSSNKLSSKLSFSSGVSAYSSAIANPSRSVEERVHEVVLKQADLMREHRRKTAMDLEKPIENDGNTNWNRLNEAFERCREVTAEHAKTFYLGTLLMTPERQRAIWAIDVWCRRTDELVDGPNAIHITSRALEIWETRLTDLFEGQPYDVYDAALSYTVSKYPVDIQLFKDMIEGMKLDLRKSRYENFDELYLYCYCVAGTVGLMSVPVMGIAPESKASIESVYNAALALGIANQLTNILRDVGEDAIRGRIYLPQDELAQAGLSDDEILRGKVTDKWRSFMKGQIKRARMFYDEAEKGVSELNLTSRWAVWASLLLYRQILDAIEANDYNNFTKRAYVAKAQKLASLPVAYARALMRPSKLAKFELRE, encoded by the exons ATGTCTGCTGTCCTTTGTGTGGTTTGTCCCAAAGAGAATGTTCACTCTTTGCTCAGTCTCATGCCCAGAAATTATTGCAGGTGTAGTAGTAGTAACAAGTTGAGCTCTAAACTTAGTTTTTCATCTGGGGTTTCTGCATATTCAAGTGCAATTGCAAACCCATCAAGATCCGTGGAGGAAAGGGTGCATGAAGTGGTGCTGAAGCAAGCAGATCTGATGAGAGAGCATAGGAGGAAGACTGCAATGGATCTGGAAAAACCAATTGAGAATGATGGTAACACCAATTGGAATCGTTTGAATGAAGCTTTTGAAAGGTGTAGAGAAGTCACTGCCGAGCATGCCAAGACATTTTACCTGG GTACATTACTAATGACACCAGAACGACAAAGAGCTATTTGGGCAATCGATG TGTGGTGCAGGAGAACCGACGAGCTTGTAGATGGGCCTAATGCTATACACATCACATCCAGGGCTCTGGAAATATGGGAGACAAGATTAACTGATCTTTTTGAAGGTCAACCGTATGATGTGTACGATGCTGCCCTATCTTATACTGTCTCAAAGTACCCTGTTGATATACAG CTCTTCAAAGACATGATAGAAGGAATGAAGTTAGACTTGAGAAAATCAAGATACGAGAACTTCGATGAGCTCTACCTTTACTGCTACTGTGTTGCCGGGACTGTGGGGCTTATGAGTGTTCCAGTGATGGGGATAGCACCAGAATCAAAGGCTTCAATAGAGAGTGTATACAATGCTGCATTAGCCCTTGGAATTGCTAATCAACTCACTAACATACTCAGAGATGTTGGAGAAGA TGCTATCAGAGGAAGAATTTATCTCCCACAAGATGAACTAGCACAAGCTGGCTTGTCAGACGATGAAATATTGCGTGGGAAAGTGACCGATAAATGGCGTAGTTTCATGAAAGGCCAGATAAAACGAGCTAGGATGTTCTATGATGAAGCAGAGAAGGGCGTTTCAGAGCTCAACTTAACTAGTAGATGGGCAGTATGGGCATCGTTGTTGTTGTACCGACAGATCTTAGATGCCATTGAAGCTAATGATTACAACAACTTCACAAAGCGGGCTTATGTAGCAAAAGCACAGAAACTAGCATCACTTCCGGTTGCTTATGCCAGAGCACTTATGAGACCCTCAAAGTTAGCCAAGTTTGAATTAAGAGAGTAA